A genome region from Chlorogloeopsis sp. ULAP01 includes the following:
- a CDS encoding hemerythrin HHE cation-binding protein: MVATLDDTKRSAIAMEIADLKALQELLIATEQKLLPAVSSDSEISDRLNDFVRDDRENLAVIQEVLAKFDGGSVQPRDNIRQYIDQVNRLMDGTELTLYQKVSAYERIKHQAVMTGLIVHKASQVVGEDVKEAIGSLNQVNFKNRAHQEQLKGVMEVLGTRELTGKDPDQSVWARTQDAVAAVRGMFEGLTQ, from the coding sequence ATGGTTGCGACTTTGGATGACACAAAGCGTAGTGCGATCGCTATGGAGATTGCAGATCTCAAAGCACTACAAGAGTTGCTGATTGCTACTGAACAGAAATTACTGCCTGCTGTAAGTAGCGATAGTGAGATTAGCGATCGTTTGAATGACTTTGTTAGAGATGATCGAGAAAACCTTGCAGTTATTCAGGAAGTACTCGCTAAGTTTGATGGTGGTTCGGTTCAGCCTAGAGATAATATCCGGCAGTATATAGATCAAGTGAACCGTTTGATGGATGGAACTGAGTTGACGTTGTATCAGAAAGTTTCCGCTTACGAACGGATCAAGCACCAAGCCGTGATGACTGGCTTGATTGTCCACAAGGCATCTCAAGTTGTTGGTGAAGATGTAAAAGAGGCAATTGGTTCCTTAAATCAGGTGAACTTTAAAAATCGCGCCCATCAAGAGCAATTGAAAGGAGTAATGGAAGTTTTGGGTACGCGAGAACTTACAGGTAAAGATCCTGATCAGAGTGTTTGGGCGCGAACTCAAGATGCTGTTGCTGCTGTCAGGGGTATGTTTGAAGGACTAACTCAGTAG
- the crtB gene encoding cyanoexosortase B: protein MIIRRQVKHWLSPQLFSLLIVGILGLLYAPVVLHWLDGWLHKNISTEHEYFSHGIIGLPFAAYITWTQRKLWQRLPDRTHPLGAVLLLVGGVFYLSGLSEWVNLSFSAILTGLCLWLKGIPGLKLQRFPLLLVFLATPTLVPYLIAPYTFPLQSFIAGTAGFILNQLGMAVTVDGINIYVEERIVEVAPYCAGLKMLLTTLYVSLMLLYWTGALSSRRITTSFLSIAVLISVSGNIVRNTLLAYFHGTVQEGAFHWLHDSWGGDIFSGILLLLLIPVLNWINSYFSETALTQPEGGNYEEDRRENPPTSDRQNL, encoded by the coding sequence ATGATCATTCGGCGTCAAGTAAAACATTGGCTTTCGCCACAATTGTTTAGCCTGCTAATTGTTGGTATTTTAGGGCTGTTATATGCTCCGGTTGTACTACATTGGCTGGATGGTTGGTTGCACAAAAATATTAGTACAGAACACGAATATTTTAGTCACGGTATAATCGGCTTACCCTTTGCTGCTTATATCACCTGGACACAGCGAAAATTGTGGCAAAGGCTGCCAGATCGTACTCATCCCTTGGGCGCTGTATTGTTGTTGGTAGGGGGAGTTTTTTATCTGAGCGGACTTAGCGAATGGGTGAATCTTTCCTTTAGTGCGATCCTAACAGGATTGTGCTTGTGGCTCAAAGGGATTCCAGGCTTGAAACTGCAAAGATTTCCCCTGCTATTAGTTTTTCTGGCAACACCAACTCTAGTTCCTTACTTAATTGCTCCTTATACTTTCCCCTTGCAAAGCTTCATTGCTGGTACTGCGGGCTTTATCTTAAATCAACTTGGGATGGCAGTAACTGTCGATGGCATCAATATATATGTAGAAGAACGGATTGTAGAAGTTGCCCCTTACTGTGCGGGCTTAAAAATGCTGTTGACAACTCTCTACGTTAGCTTGATGCTACTTTATTGGACTGGTGCTTTGTCTTCTCGTCGCATAACCACTTCGTTTTTATCCATAGCAGTGTTAATTAGCGTCAGTGGCAATATTGTTCGCAACACTTTACTGGCATACTTTCACGGTACAGTTCAAGAAGGCGCTTTTCATTGGTTGCATGACAGTTGGGGTGGAGACATATTTTCTGGAATTTTACTGTTGTTGTTGATACCAGTTTTGAATTGGATTAATAGCTATTTCTCTGAAACTGCACTAACTCAGCCAGAGGGGGGAAATTATGAAGAAGATAGAAGAGAAAACCCACCCACTAGCGATCGCCAGAATCTTTAA
- a CDS encoding DegT/DnrJ/EryC1/StrS aminotransferase family protein, translating into MKMNNIPSAIPFVNLNFQHQLIQNQLQQAIQTVLEQGDFILGQALSEFEAAFAAACGSKYGIGVASGTDAIALGLQACNIGFGDEVILPVNTFVATLIGVLRAGAKPIFVDCDPRTALIDLEAATRAITSKTKAIIPVHLYGQMVSPKQLLDLANTYNLLIFEDAAQAHLAEREGYHAGSVGIAAAFSFYPSKNLGGLGDGGMLVTRDPDVAQIMIRLRNYGASQKYFHTESGTNSRLDTIQAAVLHQKLPYLTQWNRDRFQIAQDYDTELAPLAASGIIPIENHSGEGHVYHLYVMRICDSCPVERSEIQAQLMAAGIQTGIHYPIPCHLQPAFAELGYQVGDFPHAEMLAKQILSLPMYPGLSNSQVKEISSAIAAELPTNLSVAI; encoded by the coding sequence ATGAAAATGAATAATATACCGAGCGCAATCCCTTTTGTAAACTTAAATTTCCAACATCAGTTAATTCAAAATCAACTGCAACAGGCAATTCAGACTGTATTAGAACAGGGAGATTTTATTTTAGGACAAGCACTTTCAGAGTTTGAAGCTGCGTTTGCTGCTGCTTGTGGCTCAAAATATGGCATTGGTGTAGCCTCAGGTACTGATGCGATCGCCCTTGGTTTACAAGCTTGTAATATCGGTTTTGGAGATGAAGTAATTCTACCAGTTAACACCTTTGTAGCAACGCTGATAGGAGTTTTACGTGCAGGAGCAAAACCAATTTTTGTAGATTGCGATCCTCGCACAGCTCTAATTGATTTAGAGGCAGCAACAAGAGCAATTACATCGAAAACTAAGGCTATTATTCCCGTACATCTTTATGGTCAAATGGTATCGCCAAAACAGCTTTTGGACTTGGCTAATACCTACAATTTACTAATTTTTGAAGATGCAGCACAGGCACATCTAGCTGAACGAGAAGGATACCATGCCGGCTCAGTGGGAATTGCAGCAGCTTTTAGTTTTTACCCCAGCAAAAATTTGGGAGGATTGGGTGATGGAGGAATGCTCGTAACGCGAGATCCAGATGTAGCTCAAATCATGATCCGTTTGCGCAATTATGGTGCATCTCAAAAGTATTTTCATACGGAAAGTGGTACAAATAGCCGTTTAGATACAATTCAAGCTGCTGTGTTGCACCAAAAATTACCATATCTTACTCAGTGGAATCGCGATCGCTTCCAGATTGCCCAGGATTACGATACTGAATTAGCACCCTTAGCAGCAAGCGGAATTATCCCCATAGAAAACCATAGCGGTGAAGGACACGTTTATCACCTTTATGTGATGAGAATTTGTGATTCTTGCCCTGTGGAACGTTCTGAAATTCAAGCACAACTCATGGCAGCAGGAATTCAAACAGGCATTCACTACCCAATTCCCTGTCATCTCCAGCCAGCATTTGCTGAGTTGGGTTATCAAGTCGGTGACTTTCCTCATGCTGAAATGCTGGCAAAGCAAATTCTATCGTTGCCGATGTATCCCGGCTTGAGCAACAGCCAAGTTAAGGAAATTTCGAGTGCGATCGCTGCTGAACTGCCAACCAATCTTTCCGTTGCAATCTAG
- the msrA gene encoding peptide-methionine (S)-S-oxide reductase MsrA — protein sequence MVLFGFGKKLSLPTPEQALPGRAEAMPVTNRHYVNGNPIKPPFPEGMEIAIFGMGCFWGAERKFWQLSGVYTTAVGYAAGVTPNPTYREVCSGMTGHNEVVLVVYDPKVISYSDILKVFWENHDPTQGMRQGNDVGTQYRSGIYVYSEEQRKLAEASRDAYQKALKEAGYGNITTEILDAPEFYYAEDYHQQYLAKNPGGYCGLGGTNVACPVGLVES from the coding sequence ATGGTGCTATTTGGATTTGGTAAAAAATTATCCCTTCCCACTCCTGAACAAGCTTTGCCAGGGCGGGCTGAGGCTATGCCAGTCACCAATCGTCATTATGTCAACGGCAATCCGATTAAGCCTCCTTTTCCAGAAGGTATGGAAATAGCCATCTTTGGTATGGGATGTTTTTGGGGTGCAGAACGCAAATTTTGGCAATTATCTGGAGTATACACAACGGCAGTCGGCTACGCAGCAGGCGTAACGCCCAACCCCACATACCGAGAAGTCTGTAGCGGCATGACAGGTCATAATGAAGTGGTTCTGGTTGTCTACGATCCCAAAGTAATTAGTTACAGTGACATACTCAAAGTCTTTTGGGAAAATCACGATCCCACTCAAGGAATGCGTCAAGGTAACGACGTTGGCACTCAGTACCGTTCTGGGATTTATGTTTATTCTGAGGAACAAAGAAAATTAGCAGAAGCATCGCGAGATGCGTATCAAAAAGCTCTCAAAGAAGCAGGTTACGGAAACATTACTACAGAAATTCTAGATGCGCCTGAGTTTTACTACGCAGAAGACTACCATCAGCAATATCTAGCCAAAAATCCTGGTGGATATTGCGGTTTAGGTGGGACAAATGTTGCTTGCCCCGTAGGATTAGTTGAATCTTAA
- a CDS encoding HAD-IC family P-type ATPase — protein MVQTISVAGLPQEQPKVWYALETAQAIACLETDLDKGLSSVQVEQRLANFGVNELTGKKSKPWWLKFLLQFNQPLLIILLCAGLVKAITGSFVNAGVIWGVTTTNAIIGFIQESKAEGAIAALAQAITTETTVIRDGQKLRIPSRDLVPGDVVLLVSGDKVPADLRLVQARNLQVDESALTGESIAVEKNTKSLKTETPLAERKNMAYAGGFVTFGQGIGVVVATGNETETGRISQLMEQHTNLSTPLTRKFDKFSQSWLRVVLGLASLTFVVGLSHRNLQDALEAAVALTVSAIPEGLPAVVTVTLAIGVSRMAQMHAIIRKLPAVETLGSATVICSDKTGTLTENQMTVQAIYAGGHQYTVTGVGYEPQGEILQDDKPVDLNSDKGLQECLVAGLLCNDSHIENKNGKWVVVGDATEGALIASANKAGFSQSNLARQMPRLDAIPFESDYQYMATLHETSRGKSIYVKGSAEAILKRCTLMLNSDGQLRPIDCVETLRQTTIEREVNIMARQGLRVLALAKKSVSNEQMTVDHPDIETGLIFLGLQGMIDPPRASAIKAVQACQEAGIQVKMITGDHAVTAQAIARRMGIHKNGSILAFTGAELAKMDRQELAQVAEEGVVFARVAPEQKLRLVEALQSKGEIVAMTGDGVNDAPALKQADIGIAMGGAGTEVAKEASDMLLTNDNFASIEAAVEEGRAVYKNLLKAMCFILPVNGGESMTVLLSTLLARDLPILSLQILWLNVINSITMTVPLAFEPKPQNVMKQPPRSPNEPLLSGSRIKRILAISLFNWIVIFGVFEYIRQTTGNVDLARTMAINSLIAGRIFYLLSISQLIPNLIAKMDGTIQENVDIPAIGLGIVGAIALQIVFAHVPLINHVFETAPLTLQQWLFCLAVGSPMIIWAAIVNKIDPPN, from the coding sequence ATGGTTCAAACTATATCTGTAGCTGGGCTGCCACAGGAGCAGCCCAAGGTTTGGTATGCTTTGGAAACAGCACAAGCGATCGCCTGCTTGGAAACAGATTTAGATAAAGGTTTGAGCAGTGTACAAGTAGAGCAGCGATTAGCTAATTTTGGTGTTAACGAACTGACTGGGAAGAAAAGTAAGCCTTGGTGGTTGAAATTTCTCCTGCAATTTAACCAGCCACTGCTGATTATTTTGCTGTGTGCAGGTTTAGTAAAAGCAATCACTGGTAGTTTTGTGAATGCAGGGGTAATTTGGGGTGTCACCACTACCAACGCAATTATTGGATTTATCCAGGAATCAAAAGCCGAAGGAGCGATCGCGGCACTAGCTCAAGCCATTACTACGGAAACAACAGTTATTCGTGATGGTCAAAAATTACGCATACCCTCACGAGATTTGGTTCCTGGTGATGTCGTATTGCTTGTTTCTGGTGATAAAGTCCCAGCAGATTTACGGTTAGTACAAGCACGAAATTTGCAAGTAGATGAGTCAGCACTAACTGGCGAATCAATAGCGGTAGAAAAAAATACCAAATCTTTAAAGACAGAAACCCCTCTCGCAGAGCGTAAAAATATGGCTTACGCGGGTGGTTTTGTCACCTTTGGTCAAGGTATAGGTGTAGTAGTTGCTACTGGAAATGAGACTGAAACAGGTCGAATTTCTCAGTTAATGGAGCAACATACCAATCTTTCTACTCCCTTAACCAGGAAATTTGATAAATTTAGCCAGAGTTGGCTACGCGTGGTTTTGGGACTAGCGAGTCTGACTTTTGTGGTAGGACTCAGCCATAGAAATTTGCAAGATGCCTTAGAAGCAGCCGTAGCTTTAACCGTTAGTGCTATTCCAGAAGGGTTGCCAGCAGTAGTAACTGTAACCCTTGCTATCGGTGTTTCCCGAATGGCACAAATGCACGCGATTATCCGAAAGTTGCCAGCAGTAGAAACTTTGGGAAGTGCGACTGTTATCTGTTCTGATAAAACTGGTACTCTCACAGAAAATCAGATGACAGTACAAGCAATTTATGCAGGAGGACATCAGTATACTGTCACTGGTGTTGGTTACGAACCGCAAGGGGAAATACTTCAAGATGACAAACCAGTTGATTTAAATAGTGATAAAGGTTTACAGGAATGTCTGGTTGCTGGATTGTTGTGCAATGATTCCCACATAGAAAATAAGAATGGGAAGTGGGTAGTAGTTGGCGATGCGACGGAGGGAGCATTAATTGCATCTGCGAATAAGGCGGGCTTTAGTCAATCTAACTTAGCAAGACAAATGCCAAGGTTGGATGCGATTCCCTTCGAGTCAGATTACCAGTACATGGCAACTTTGCATGAGACTTCCAGAGGTAAGAGTATTTATGTTAAAGGTTCGGCAGAGGCAATTCTCAAACGCTGCACCTTGATGTTAAATTCTGATGGACAACTCCGCCCGATAGATTGTGTAGAAACTTTACGCCAAACAACTATCGAACGAGAAGTAAATATTATGGCGCGGCAGGGGTTGCGGGTGCTGGCGTTGGCAAAAAAGTCAGTCAGCAATGAGCAAATGACGGTGGATCATCCCGATATTGAAACTGGTTTAATTTTCTTGGGCTTACAAGGGATGATAGATCCACCACGCGCAAGTGCAATTAAAGCAGTGCAAGCTTGTCAAGAAGCAGGAATTCAAGTCAAGATGATCACGGGCGATCATGCTGTGACTGCCCAAGCGATCGCTCGCCGGATGGGAATTCATAAAAATGGCTCGATTCTAGCCTTTACTGGTGCAGAGCTAGCAAAGATGGATCGACAGGAACTAGCCCAGGTAGCAGAAGAGGGTGTAGTATTTGCCCGTGTTGCACCAGAACAAAAGTTGCGCTTAGTGGAAGCTTTGCAGTCAAAAGGCGAGATAGTTGCCATGACAGGGGATGGTGTGAACGACGCCCCTGCCTTAAAGCAAGCAGACATTGGTATTGCAATGGGCGGCGCTGGTACAGAAGTTGCCAAAGAAGCGTCTGATATGCTGCTCACTAATGATAACTTTGCCTCTATTGAAGCAGCAGTTGAGGAAGGGCGCGCTGTTTATAAAAATCTTTTGAAAGCTATGTGCTTTATTCTCCCTGTTAATGGTGGAGAATCAATGACAGTTTTGTTAAGCACTTTGTTAGCCAGAGATTTGCCAATTTTGTCATTACAGATTCTTTGGTTGAATGTCATCAATTCCATCACCATGACAGTGCCTTTAGCCTTTGAGCCGAAGCCGCAAAATGTGATGAAACAGCCACCACGCAGCCCTAATGAACCATTGCTATCTGGTAGTAGAATCAAGCGAATTTTAGCAATTTCTCTGTTTAACTGGATTGTAATCTTTGGTGTTTTTGAGTATATTCGCCAAACTACAGGTAACGTTGATTTAGCGCGAACAATGGCGATTAATTCCTTAATTGCGGGACGAATTTTTTACCTACTGAGTATTAGCCAATTAATCCCGAATTTAATTGCCAAGATGGATGGCACAATTCAAGAAAATGTGGATATTCCCGCAATTGGACTGGGAATTGTGGGAGCGATCGCTTTACAGATTGTATTTGCTCATGTGCCTTTGATTAATCACGTATTTGAAACAGCGCCGTTAACTCTCCAACAGTGGTTGTTCTGTTTGGCTGTAGGTTCACCGATGATAATTTGGGCTGCGATCGTTAATAAAATTGATCCACCAAATTAA
- a CDS encoding GAF domain-containing sensor histidine kinase, with the protein MVEPENKFLPLKDGWESPETREQQRLKALSELGLRQPETIPVFEEATQTAAHFLEAPISILGFVDQERHWFKSAVGLSRLGLMNQLAQNRQLLRWESFCTQVVEGVQAVVINDTKHLANTELAASKLVQDYGIRAYLGAPLIDACGNCLGALAVMDLVPRNFTHRDIEFLQIIARWSMSEFERNRLLQSVSDSTISMSTANWSLPEVSTSEIQISPVTIQTDSVPTNQLKLKLLEQLTQELRTPLTSVLGMASVLGREIYGPLTTKQREYLDIIQHSGRYLLSLVNEITELGAMDESQNTLNIAPVDIEMLCQQAINTLEEAANRCKQDIRLSIEPGRNRIWPLDKDKVRQMLYHLIFSVIQLSATGSVVRIHVSYKENTLHITIWVSHPWLGDGITEVDPYFRLNSSPLLELTSEAKTYDHPENQEITLKLPLAIDQLNNGRVSVSSILDITKQHGNLSRESLGLLLSCELAELHGGYISIQGSPESGYRYVLTLPINQEKAQAMSDVSSNTSS; encoded by the coding sequence ATGGTGGAGCCTGAGAATAAGTTTTTACCCCTAAAGGATGGTTGGGAATCCCCAGAAACTAGAGAGCAACAACGCCTGAAGGCATTGTCAGAATTAGGTTTACGACAACCAGAAACCATTCCTGTTTTTGAAGAAGCCACTCAAACGGCAGCCCATTTTTTAGAAGCACCAATCTCTATTTTGGGATTTGTGGATCAAGAACGCCATTGGTTCAAGTCAGCAGTTGGTTTATCCAGACTAGGATTAATGAATCAATTGGCGCAAAATCGCCAATTATTACGTTGGGAGTCTTTTTGCACTCAGGTTGTAGAAGGAGTGCAGGCTGTAGTTATCAATGATACTAAGCACTTGGCAAATACAGAGCTAGCCGCCAGTAAGTTAGTGCAAGATTATGGCATTCGCGCCTATTTAGGAGCACCACTAATTGATGCTTGTGGAAATTGTTTAGGTGCGCTGGCTGTAATGGACTTGGTGCCACGCAATTTTACTCATCGTGATATTGAGTTTTTACAAATAATAGCTCGTTGGAGCATGAGTGAATTTGAGCGTAATCGGTTATTGCAATCTGTTTCAGACAGCACAATTTCCATGAGTACTGCTAATTGGTCACTACCAGAAGTTAGTACTAGTGAAATCCAAATTAGTCCGGTTACAATTCAAACAGATTCTGTTCCTACCAACCAACTCAAGTTGAAGCTTTTGGAACAGTTAACTCAAGAGTTGCGCACACCCTTAACATCTGTGTTGGGTATGGCTAGTGTACTTGGACGCGAAATATACGGCCCTTTGACTACTAAGCAAAGAGAATATTTAGACATTATCCAGCATAGTGGTCGATACTTACTTTCCTTAGTGAATGAAATTACTGAACTAGGAGCAATGGATGAAAGCCAAAATACACTAAACATTGCTCCTGTGGATATAGAAATGTTATGTCAACAGGCAATAAATACTCTTGAAGAAGCCGCCAATCGCTGTAAGCAAGATATTCGCCTCTCTATTGAACCAGGACGTAATCGCATTTGGCCCTTAGATAAAGACAAGGTACGACAAATGTTGTATCACCTGATTTTTAGCGTGATTCAACTATCTGCCACAGGCAGCGTTGTTCGGATTCATGTCTCATATAAGGAGAATACGCTCCATATTACGATTTGGGTTTCCCATCCTTGGTTGGGAGATGGGATTACAGAAGTTGATCCTTATTTCCGACTCAACAGCTCACCATTGCTTGAACTAACAAGTGAGGCAAAAACTTACGATCACCCGGAAAATCAAGAAATAACACTCAAATTACCATTAGCAATAGATCAGCTTAATAATGGGAGAGTTTCCGTTTCGAGTATCCTGGATATAACTAAGCAGCATGGTAATCTCTCACGGGAAAGCTTGGGTTTGTTGCTCAGTTGTGAGTTGGCAGAATTACACGGCGGGTACATTTCGATTCAAGGCTCACCAGAATCAGGATACCGTTATGTCTTAACTTTGCCGATAAATCAAGAAAAAGCACAAGCAATGAGTGATGTTTCCTCAAATACTTCTTCTTAG
- a CDS encoding serine/threonine-protein kinase codes for MLQVNQILQNRYQLQCQLGNNGVRQTWLANDLQAPDPENALVVVKLLVFGGTVQWDDLKLFEREAQILQNLNHRRIPKYVDNFCIDDQVLWFGLVQQYIPGISLKEKLAQGHRFTEKQVRKIAVEVLNILKVLHELHPPVLHRDIKPSNLIWGADNHIYLVDFGAVQDQVLREGVTFTVVGTYGYAPMEQYGGRATPASDLYALGATLIHLLTGIPPAELPQSNLQIQFIERVTISSSFASWLEKMTAPAPEQRFVNARKALEALKSGLVVNKSVINKLVELPPRELINNSGCGINNTQEKVPDEILGWNWGAFLMPWFWLWTNQVWIGLICLFPSVGWIMTILLGTKGNEWAWKSKRWRSVQHFKEHQRGWVIAGLLIGAPFSLILWGGAIVFIASLL; via the coding sequence ATGCTGCAAGTAAACCAAATCTTACAAAACCGTTATCAACTTCAATGCCAACTTGGTAACAATGGAGTTCGCCAAACCTGGCTAGCTAATGATTTACAAGCCCCCGATCCAGAAAATGCACTAGTTGTTGTCAAACTCCTAGTGTTTGGTGGTACTGTACAGTGGGATGACCTTAAACTTTTTGAGCGAGAAGCACAAATTCTTCAAAATCTTAATCATCGCCGTATTCCCAAGTATGTCGATAATTTTTGTATTGATGACCAAGTACTCTGGTTTGGCTTAGTACAACAATATATTCCTGGTATATCCCTCAAAGAAAAACTTGCTCAAGGACATAGATTTACAGAAAAGCAAGTTCGCAAAATTGCTGTTGAGGTTTTAAATATTCTGAAAGTTCTGCACGAGTTGCATCCACCAGTGTTGCATCGGGATATTAAGCCGAGTAATTTAATCTGGGGAGCAGATAATCATATTTATTTAGTAGATTTCGGCGCAGTTCAGGATCAAGTTCTTAGAGAAGGAGTAACGTTTACTGTTGTGGGAACCTATGGTTACGCACCGATGGAACAATATGGTGGTAGGGCAACTCCGGCATCGGATTTGTATGCACTCGGAGCAACATTGATTCATTTGCTAACTGGCATTCCTCCAGCAGAATTACCTCAATCCAATTTGCAGATTCAATTTATTGAGCGAGTTACCATCAGTTCCAGTTTTGCCAGCTGGCTAGAGAAAATGACAGCACCAGCACCAGAGCAAAGATTTGTCAATGCTCGCAAGGCATTAGAAGCTTTAAAATCAGGTTTGGTTGTTAACAAGTCAGTTATAAATAAATTGGTAGAATTACCGCCACGAGAATTAATTAACAACTCTGGGTGCGGTATCAACAATACTCAAGAAAAAGTTCCTGATGAAATTCTCGGCTGGAATTGGGGTGCATTTCTCATGCCTTGGTTTTGGTTGTGGACTAATCAAGTTTGGATTGGATTGATCTGTTTATTTCCTTCAGTTGGGTGGATTATGACAATCTTGCTTGGTACCAAAGGTAATGAATGGGCTTGGAAGAGTAAGCGCTGGCGCAGCGTACAACACTTTAAAGAGCATCAAAGAGGTTGGGTGATCGCTGGACTTTTAATCGGTGCACCCTTTAGTTTGATTTTGTGGGGAGGAGCGATCGTATTTATCGCATCTTTGTTGTAA
- a CDS encoding SDR family NAD(P)-dependent oxidoreductase, whose amino-acid sequence MNIQGKVALVTGASRGIGRAIALELAQQGMKRLILVARDRHKLAEVAKEIEAMGVEAAIMAVDLTKPVFVHVAIAQLWRSYGPIHILVNCAGVAHQNSFLQSKLPQVQEELSLNLLGTYSLTHMMARRMASRREGTIVNVSSLMGKVAAPTMATYSATKFAIVGFTQALRSELAPYNIRVMALLPTLTDTDMVRELELFRWVMPMTPQKVAKALVAGLQKDSPEILVGWQSHIAVWCQRFAPWLLEKILKIATPKVANRGQGTGEKDAGTRRHGDTGNEEDKGTTRHGDKESNKKQLLTTNH is encoded by the coding sequence ATGAATATTCAGGGCAAAGTGGCTCTAGTGACAGGGGCTTCCCGTGGGATTGGACGTGCGATCGCTCTAGAACTAGCGCAACAAGGCATGAAACGGTTGATATTAGTGGCACGCGATCGCCATAAGTTAGCAGAGGTAGCCAAAGAAATCGAGGCAATGGGAGTAGAAGCCGCGATTATGGCAGTTGATTTGACTAAGCCAGTGTTTGTTCATGTTGCGATCGCCCAACTGTGGCGCAGTTATGGGCCAATTCATATCTTAGTTAATTGTGCAGGCGTAGCACACCAAAACTCTTTTTTGCAATCTAAACTTCCCCAGGTGCAAGAAGAACTATCTCTCAATTTATTGGGAACCTACTCTTTAACTCACATGATGGCTCGACGCATGGCAAGCCGCAGAGAAGGGACAATAGTTAATGTTTCCAGCTTGATGGGGAAAGTGGCTGCTCCAACGATGGCGACATATTCAGCTACCAAGTTTGCGATCGTTGGATTTACTCAAGCTTTGCGCAGTGAGTTAGCTCCATATAATATTCGGGTGATGGCATTGCTGCCAACTCTTACAGATACAGATATGGTACGTGAGTTAGAGTTATTTCGTTGGGTAATGCCAATGACTCCTCAAAAAGTAGCGAAAGCGCTTGTTGCTGGCTTACAAAAAGATTCACCAGAAATTTTAGTGGGATGGCAAAGTCATATCGCAGTCTGGTGTCAACGTTTTGCTCCTTGGTTGCTGGAGAAGATATTAAAAATTGCAACTCCAAAAGTAGCAAATAGGGGACAGGGGACAGGGGAAAAAGACGCGGGGACACGGAGACACGGAGACACGGGGAATGAAGAGGACAAGGGGACAACCAGACACGGGGACAAGGAGAGTAATAAAAAACAACTACTAACCACTAACCATTAA